From the genome of Globicephala melas chromosome 11, mGloMel1.2, whole genome shotgun sequence, one region includes:
- the PPARD gene encoding peroxisome proliferator-activated receptor delta, producing MEQPPEEAPEVREEEEKKEVARAEGAPELNGGPGHSLPSSSYTDLSRSCSPPSLLDQLQMGCDGTSCGSLNMECRVCGDKASGFHYGVHACEGCKGFFRRTIRMKLEYEKCERICKIQKKNRNKCQYCRFQKCLALGMSHNAIRFGRMPEAEKRKLVAGLTANEGSQHNPQVADLRAFSKHIYSAYLKNFNMTKKKARGILTGKASHTAPFVIHDIETLWQAEKGLVWKQLVNGLPPYKEISVHVFYRCQCTTVETVRELTEFAKSIPSFSDLFLNDQVTLLKYGVHEAIFAMLASIVNKDGLLVANGTGFVTREFLRSLRKPFSDIIEPKFEFAVKFNALELDDSDLALFIAAIILCGDRPGLMNVSQVEAIQDTILRALEFHLQANHPDAQYLFPKLLQKMADLRQLVTEHAQMMQRIKKTETETSLHPLLQEIYKDMY from the exons ATGGAGCAGCCACCGGAGGAAGCCCCTGAGGTccgggaagaggaggagaaaaaggaagtggCAAGGGCAGAAGGAGCCCCAGAACTCAATGGGGGACCAGGGCACTCACTTCCTTCCAGCAGCTATACAG ACCTCTCCCGGAGCTGCTCTCCACCCTCGCTGCTGGACCAGCTGCAGATGGGCTGCGATGGGACCTCGTGTGGCAGCCTCAACATGGAGTGCCGGGTGTGCGGGGACAAGGCATCAGGCTTCCACTACGGTGTTCACGCGTGCGAGGGGTGCAAG GGCTTCTTCCGTCGAACAATCCGCATGAAGCTGGAATACGAGAAGTGTGAGCGGATCTGCAAGATCCAGAAGAAGAACCGCAACAAGTGCCAGTACTGCCGCTTCCAGAAATGCCTGGCACTGGGCATGTCGCACAACG CCATCCGCTTTGGCCGGATGCCAGAGGCTGAGAAGAGGAAACTGGTGGCAGGGCTGACGGCAAACGAGGGGAGTCAACACAACCCCCAGGTGGCTGACCTGAGGGCCTTCTCCAAGCACATCTACAGTGCCTACCTGAAAAACTTCAACATGACCAAAAAGAAGGCCCGTGGCATCCTCACCGGCAAGGCCAGCCACACGGCG CCCTTTGTGATCCACGACATCGAGACATTGTGGCAGGCAGAGAAGGGCCTGGTGTGGAAGCAGCTAGTGAACGGTCTGCCCCCCTACAAGGAGATCAGCGTGCACGTCTTCTACCGCTGCCAGTGCACCACGGTGGAGACCGTGCGTGAGCTCACCGAGTTCGCCAAGAGCATCCCCAGCTTCAGCGACCTCTTCCTCAACGACCAGGTGACCCTTCTCAAGTATGGTGTGCACGAGGCCATCTTTGCCATGCTGGCCTCCATCGTCAATAAGGACGGGCTTCTGGTGGCCAACGGCACTGGTTTTGTCACCCGTGAGTTCCTGCGCAGCCTCCGAAAGCCCTTCAGTGACATCATCGAGCCCAAGTTCGAGTTTGCTGTCAAGTTCAATGCCCTGGAACTTGATGACAGTGACCTGGCTCTCTTCATCGCGGCTATCATTCTGTGCGGAG ATCGGCCAGGCCTCATGAACGTGTCACAGGTGGAGGCCATCCAGGACACCATCCTGCGCGCCCTCGAGTTCCACCTGCAGGCCAACCACCCTGACGCCCAGTACCTCTTCCCCAAACTGCTGCAGAAGATGGCTGACCTGCGGCAGCTGGTCACCGAGCACGCCCAGATGATGCAGCGGATCAAGAAGACGGAGACCGAGACCTCGCTGCACCCCCTGCTCCAGGAGATCTACAAGGACATGTACTGA